One part of the Natronorubrum sediminis genome encodes these proteins:
- a CDS encoding TAXI family TRAP transporter solute-binding subunit, which yields MAHQPSGQSTVSTRRSFLYTAGVGTSAVLAGCLGGNQGEPIRMRTSTEGTTAYAANQGIAAVINEHSDELFPEAQTSPGTEANVGALMREEAEMAYLQDWAAYEVTEGIDEYGDLEFQMAQVFHFYDLPWFFCTADEDIETIEDATSDTTISPTPEGSGTAPALEYMLENAIGDYNRVSLTYDEQANAMEEGRLDIGVGTYMNFDTEPGWLQEMMSTVDLRILDVADETVEEWENDERLFIESFDGSELEEGESTPESVPDEIQSQTFAHNFVSRADLEYDLVYDFLEELHEHRESLDEYHGVLGPLEDEEFWVENAYDDMPFHAAAADFFEELGVWSDDLERAEEP from the coding sequence TCTCGGTGGCAATCAGGGGGAACCAATACGCATGCGGACGTCGACCGAAGGGACGACTGCCTACGCCGCAAATCAGGGTATCGCGGCGGTCATCAACGAACACAGCGACGAACTCTTCCCTGAGGCACAGACGAGTCCCGGGACGGAGGCTAACGTCGGCGCGCTCATGCGAGAGGAAGCCGAGATGGCGTACCTCCAGGACTGGGCTGCCTACGAGGTCACCGAGGGAATCGACGAGTACGGCGACCTCGAGTTCCAGATGGCGCAAGTGTTTCACTTCTACGACCTGCCATGGTTCTTCTGTACAGCGGACGAGGACATCGAGACGATCGAGGACGCGACGAGTGATACGACGATCTCACCGACACCGGAAGGGTCGGGAACAGCTCCGGCACTCGAGTACATGCTCGAGAACGCGATCGGCGACTACAACCGCGTAAGCCTCACGTACGACGAGCAGGCCAACGCCATGGAGGAAGGCCGTCTCGACATCGGCGTCGGGACGTACATGAACTTCGACACCGAACCCGGGTGGCTCCAGGAGATGATGAGCACGGTCGATCTTCGTATCCTCGACGTTGCCGACGAGACCGTCGAGGAGTGGGAGAACGACGAACGGCTCTTCATCGAATCCTTCGATGGCAGCGAACTCGAGGAGGGCGAGTCCACGCCCGAATCGGTCCCCGACGAAATCCAGTCTCAAACGTTCGCTCACAACTTCGTCTCGCGAGCGGATCTGGAGTACGATCTGGTCTACGACTTTCTGGAGGAACTCCACGAACACCGCGAGTCACTCGACGAGTACCACGGCGTCCTCGGGCCACTCGAGGACGAGGAATTTTGGGTCGAAAACGCTTACGACGACATGCCGTTTCACGCGGCGGCTGCCGACTTCTTCGAGGAACTGGGTGTCTGGTCGGACGACCTCGAGCGCGCCGAGGAGCCGTAA